In Candidatus Edwardsbacteria bacterium, one genomic interval encodes:
- a CDS encoding S8 family serine peptidase has product MKKYLAFAALLLTASFISVSLAEMPGSTSRQVYLPGVVIFKLKAQPVMDAKGTSTGNSAVDGVLNSYGRQEVKQLFGAKQSAKTALGRSLANICQANVSKQTDILQLCRDLVKTGQVEYAEPRYGYQMEATTPNDPSYGAQWFLSKIQAPDAWDISKGDTTVWIGIVDCGVQLTHPDLADNIWINPIEDINHNGIFDNFPVGSGGDIDSLDNDMNGFVDDVQGWDFCGPDTANLAYAGDNDPNVYGSNNDHGTHVAGDASAVTDNAVGVAGIGWSCRVMAIKCSFDNDTRADGGKSYIYFGYDGIVYAADNGAKAINCSWGGSGYSQFAQDLVNYAWEGGSVVVCAAGNDNSPDPHYPSAYDNALSVAATTSSDIRSSFSNYGTTIDVSAPGSAILSTAYSNTYDSWDGTSMASPVAAGVVGLIWANNPAWNNTQVATQLMMTTDNIDASNPSYVGLLGTGRINAYKALTTTPVPLVKYHSHQVIDGGNGIAEAGESVFLSLSLKNWWGDAASVSATIHSDDYAVQIGTATAGYGGINGGNTTSVSGFDFTVDNTALPHWAMFTVDISADAQSRTDTFYVQIEKSPILLVDDDTGALNVDTCYSKSISQLGYFYDHYDHSQKGAPDTALLNSYNTVIWLCEWAFPSLDSMDRAALRSYLDKGGNLYLSGQDIGWDLADPTGAQYSAEAEAFYQDYLHATYGGDHSGVSSVVGTASDPIGDGLAFSILQPYIGASQYYDYFSPRAGADVILEYSGFSSGQAGIKYSGAHKVVYTGFGFEAITSGSVRDTVMDRIIKWFLGDIQIAHTPLTDTEDTLSDYVVQANVTSSAGVAQVYLYWDDDGTLPFANRTLMTDLGGGLYQGSIPAHSGNQLDYFVYAVNSNGLAKTQPGGAPYNYYSFYAGPDPYPPAISHTPLANTINLSGPYRIDAVITDNYGVFPDSSYIHYKINSGPENTPVLMTSAGSDFSGSIGLPAHLYTGDTIHYYITAVDTSGQRNIGRSPASDFHSFVMVDSMMVTNFDNAQYLSMWDSLGGTMPWRTFTASPRSAPAAMRTGTANYLVNSTLVLQLKPDHGLNLDAYADNNNWVKLYWYQKGVIGAGDSAFIEASKDGIAWQVLKYRTGVTTSWLLDSADVGGILGTKAGNDSILFRFNFKSNSATTAYGWLLDDVYLKVQPFPSGVAGKPEEVNVGVFALDQNRPNPFRGQTAIKYQLPSQSPVRLNVYNISGQLVRTLVDAKQLPGYYNIAWNGRDNSGRPVSAGVYFYRLNAGDANLTRKMVLLK; this is encoded by the coding sequence ATGAAAAAGTACCTTGCGTTTGCAGCCCTGCTCCTGACGGCTTCTTTCATCTCCGTCAGTCTGGCCGAAATGCCCGGCAGCACCTCCCGGCAGGTTTACCTACCCGGGGTGGTGATATTCAAACTGAAGGCCCAGCCGGTTATGGACGCCAAGGGCACATCCACCGGCAATTCGGCGGTAGACGGCGTTTTAAACAGCTATGGCCGGCAGGAGGTCAAGCAGCTTTTCGGGGCCAAACAGAGCGCCAAGACCGCTTTGGGCCGTTCGCTGGCCAATATCTGCCAGGCCAATGTCTCAAAACAGACCGACATTCTCCAGCTGTGCCGGGACCTGGTGAAGACCGGGCAGGTGGAATACGCCGAGCCGAGGTATGGCTACCAGATGGAGGCCACCACCCCCAACGACCCATCATACGGCGCCCAGTGGTTCCTGAGCAAGATCCAGGCGCCCGATGCCTGGGACATCTCTAAAGGGGACACCACCGTCTGGATCGGCATCGTGGACTGCGGGGTCCAGCTGACCCATCCCGACCTGGCGGACAATATCTGGATCAACCCGATAGAGGATATCAATCACAACGGGATATTCGACAATTTTCCGGTCGGATCGGGCGGAGATATAGACTCCCTTGACAATGATATGAACGGCTTTGTTGATGACGTCCAGGGCTGGGACTTCTGCGGCCCGGACACCGCCAACCTGGCCTATGCCGGGGATAACGACCCCAACGTCTACGGGTCCAACAACGACCACGGCACCCACGTGGCCGGCGACGCCTCGGCAGTGACCGACAACGCCGTCGGGGTGGCCGGTATCGGATGGAGCTGCAGGGTGATGGCCATAAAATGCTCCTTTGACAATGACACCCGGGCAGACGGCGGAAAGTCTTACATATATTTCGGATACGACGGCATCGTCTATGCCGCCGACAACGGGGCCAAGGCCATCAACTGCAGCTGGGGCGGTTCCGGCTACAGCCAGTTCGCCCAGGACCTGGTCAATTATGCCTGGGAGGGCGGATCGGTGGTGGTCTGCGCCGCCGGCAATGACAACAGCCCCGACCCCCATTATCCCTCGGCCTACGACAACGCCTTGTCGGTAGCCGCCACCACCTCTTCGGATATCAGATCTTCCTTTTCCAATTACGGCACCACGATCGATGTCTCGGCCCCCGGCTCTGCCATACTGAGCACCGCCTACTCCAATACCTATGACTCCTGGGACGGCACCTCCATGGCCAGCCCGGTGGCGGCCGGAGTGGTTGGCCTGATCTGGGCCAACAATCCCGCCTGGAACAACACCCAGGTGGCCACCCAGCTGATGATGACCACCGATAACATCGATGCCTCAAATCCCTCCTACGTCGGCCTGCTGGGCACCGGAAGGATCAATGCCTATAAGGCCCTGACCACCACCCCGGTCCCGCTGGTTAAATACCATTCCCATCAGGTCATCGACGGCGGCAACGGCATCGCCGAGGCCGGGGAGTCGGTATTTTTGAGCCTTTCGCTCAAGAACTGGTGGGGCGATGCCGCCAGCGTCAGCGCCACCATTCACAGTGACGACTACGCTGTCCAGATCGGCACCGCAACTGCCGGCTACGGGGGCATAAACGGCGGGAACACCACTTCGGTCTCCGGCTTCGATTTCACGGTGGATAACACCGCCCTGCCGCACTGGGCCATGTTCACCGTGGACATCTCGGCCGATGCCCAGAGCCGCACCGATACCTTCTACGTCCAGATCGAGAAATCCCCCATCCTGCTGGTGGACGACGATACCGGGGCCCTCAATGTTGACACCTGTTACAGCAAATCCATTTCCCAGCTGGGCTATTTTTACGACCATTACGACCATTCCCAAAAAGGCGCCCCCGACACCGCCCTGTTGAATTCCTATAATACCGTTATCTGGCTTTGCGAGTGGGCCTTCCCCTCGCTGGACTCCATGGACCGGGCGGCTCTGAGAAGCTACCTGGATAAGGGGGGAAACCTGTACCTGTCTGGACAGGATATCGGCTGGGATCTGGCCGATCCCACCGGAGCGCAGTACAGCGCCGAGGCCGAGGCTTTTTATCAGGACTATCTGCATGCCACTTACGGCGGCGACCATAGCGGAGTATCGTCTGTCGTGGGCACGGCCAGCGATCCCATCGGCGACGGCCTGGCCTTCTCGATATTGCAGCCCTATATCGGAGCTTCCCAGTATTACGATTACTTTTCACCCCGGGCCGGAGCCGATGTCATCCTTGAATATTCTGGTTTCTCCTCGGGCCAGGCCGGAATAAAATATTCCGGGGCCCATAAGGTGGTCTACACCGGATTCGGCTTCGAGGCCATCACTTCGGGATCGGTCCGGGATACCGTCATGGACCGGATAATAAAATGGTTCCTGGGGGATATCCAGATCGCCCACACCCCCCTGACCGACACCGAGGATACCTTGTCTGATTATGTTGTGCAGGCCAACGTGACCTCCAGCGCCGGCGTGGCCCAGGTCTACCTGTACTGGGACGACGACGGAACCCTGCCCTTTGCCAACCGGACCCTGATGACCGACCTGGGCGGCGGCCTCTATCAGGGGTCGATCCCGGCCCACAGCGGCAACCAGCTGGATTACTTCGTCTATGCGGTCAACAGCAACGGTCTGGCCAAGACCCAGCCCGGCGGAGCCCCCTATAATTACTACTCCTTCTATGCCGGGCCGGACCCCTACCCCCCGGCCATCAGCCACACCCCGCTGGCCAACACCATCAACCTGTCCGGCCCCTACCGGATTGATGCCGTCATCACCGACAACTACGGGGTGTTCCCGGATTCCAGCTACATTCACTACAAAATAAATTCCGGTCCGGAAAATACCCCCGTCCTGATGACCTCGGCCGGCAGCGACTTCTCCGGAAGCATCGGCCTGCCTGCCCACCTTTACACCGGGGATACCATCCATTACTACATCACGGCCGTCGATACCTCCGGCCAGCGCAACATCGGCCGCAGCCCGGCCAGCGATTTCCACTCATTTGTGATGGTGGATTCGATGATGGTCACCAATTTCGACAATGCCCAGTATCTTTCGATGTGGGACAGCCTGGGCGGAACAATGCCCTGGAGAACCTTTACTGCAAGCCCCCGCTCTGCGCCGGCAGCCATGAGGACCGGAACCGCTAACTATCTGGTCAATTCGACCCTGGTGCTTCAGCTGAAGCCCGATCACGGGCTCAACCTGGACGCTTATGCCGACAACAACAACTGGGTCAAGCTGTACTGGTATCAAAAGGGGGTTATTGGCGCCGGAGACAGCGCCTTCATTGAAGCCAGCAAGGACGGCATCGCCTGGCAGGTTTTAAAATACCGCACCGGCGTTACCACTTCCTGGCTGCTGGACAGCGCCGATGTCGGCGGTATTTTGGGAACCAAAGCCGGCAACGACAGCATTCTTTTCCGGTTTAACTTTAAATCGAACAGTGCCACCACCGCTTACGGCTGGCTGTTGGATGATGTCTACCTCAAGGTCCAGCCCTTCCCCAGCGGAGTTGCCGGAAAACCAGAAGAGGTGAACGTCGGGGTATTCGCCCTGGACCAGAACCGGCCCAACCCCTTCCGGGGCCAGACCGCCATAAAATACCAGCTGCCGTCCCAGAGCCCGGTTAGGCTCAACGTCTACAACATCTCCGGCCAGCTGGTGAGGACCCTGGTGGACGCCAAACAGCTTCCGGGTTATTATAACATCGCCTGGAACGGCCGGGATAATTCCGGCCGGCCGGTCTCGGCCGGTGTGTATTTCTACCGCCTCAACGCCGGCGATGCCAACCTGACCAGAAAAATGGTTTTGTTAAAATAA